In Tenuifilum sp. 4138str, a single window of DNA contains:
- the feoB gene encoding ferrous iron transport protein B — MLLSELQNGEYGIIAKVKGRGAFRKRITEMGFVKGKKVTVVKNAPLKDPIEYSIMGYEVSLRRSEASLIEVITPSEAKQILNYHPDNHQLVTHTEPEIIDTGVKELSKTINIALVGNPNAGKTSIFNHLAGAREHVGNYSGVTVDSKNAKFKYKGYTINITDLPGTYSLTAYTPEEVFVRRFIHEQNPDIVINVIDSSNLERNLYLTTQLIDMDIRVIVALNMYDELLEKGDRFDYTMMGKLLGIPFVPTVGSKGKGLDRLLDTTINVYAEKDKVTRHIHVNYGEEIEKSILSIQNEIKKNTAITINYSSRYLAIKLLEKDKVADKILRNEPNYQEIRNQTDREVSRLENLFHEDTETLITDAKYGFIAGALKETFKESSHKKRLVTEQIDAILTHRLLGFPIFIFLIWLTFYTTFTLGQYPMEWIELGVEWISNTISTYMASGPLKDLLVNGIISGVGSVIVFLPNILILFLFISLLEDTGYMARAAFIMDKLMHKIGLHGKSFIPLVMGFGCNVPAIMASRTIENRNNRLVTMLITPFMSCSARLPVYILILGAFFPENAGNLLFAIYFTGILLAIGTALAFKKTIFKAEDLPFVMELPPYRMPTLRSTLLHMWHKGSQYLKKMGGVILVAVIFVWALGYYPRKVNYTRDYFAEIETITQKISEEKLSQPSMDSLNHAIHQLELEMEAERQANSYLGRIGKFIEPAIRPLGFDWKMGVSLLSGVAAKEIVVSTLGVLYQTDPDSDSGGLAQKLRNETHQSGKLSGQVVFTKVTALAFLIFILVYFPCVAVISAIKNESGSWKWALFTIVFTTTLAWVLAFLVYQIGNLINGV, encoded by the coding sequence ATGCTACTATCGGAGTTACAGAACGGGGAATACGGCATTATTGCAAAAGTAAAGGGACGCGGGGCGTTTAGGAAGCGTATTACCGAAATGGGTTTTGTGAAAGGGAAAAAAGTAACTGTTGTTAAAAACGCTCCCTTAAAGGATCCTATTGAATACTCAATTATGGGTTATGAGGTATCGCTCCGTCGGAGCGAGGCTTCGCTAATAGAGGTTATTACACCCAGTGAGGCTAAGCAAATTTTAAACTATCATCCTGATAACCATCAGCTTGTTACCCACACCGAACCTGAAATTATTGACACTGGGGTAAAGGAACTTAGCAAAACTATCAATATTGCGTTGGTTGGAAATCCCAATGCTGGGAAGACCAGTATCTTTAATCACCTTGCAGGAGCAAGGGAGCATGTTGGAAATTACAGCGGGGTCACAGTCGATTCAAAAAACGCAAAGTTTAAGTATAAGGGATATACAATTAACATTACCGATTTACCGGGTACCTACTCCCTTACAGCCTATACACCCGAGGAGGTATTTGTACGGCGATTTATCCATGAGCAAAACCCTGACATTGTCATAAATGTTATTGACTCATCAAACCTTGAGCGAAACCTATACCTAACCACCCAGCTTATTGATATGGATATCAGGGTGATTGTTGCCCTGAATATGTATGATGAACTACTTGAAAAGGGCGACAGGTTCGATTACACCATGATGGGCAAACTACTTGGTATTCCATTTGTACCTACTGTGGGTAGCAAAGGTAAGGGGCTCGACAGGCTTTTAGATACAACTATAAATGTTTATGCAGAAAAGGATAAAGTTACCCGCCATATCCATGTTAACTATGGTGAAGAAATTGAAAAATCGATACTATCCATTCAAAATGAGATTAAGAAAAATACAGCTATTACCATCAACTATTCCAGCCGATACCTTGCCATTAAGCTGTTGGAAAAAGACAAGGTAGCAGATAAAATACTGCGCAATGAACCAAACTACCAGGAAATCAGGAACCAAACCGACCGTGAGGTAAGCAGGCTCGAAAACCTTTTCCACGAGGATACTGAAACCCTAATAACCGATGCCAAATATGGCTTTATAGCAGGTGCACTAAAGGAAACATTCAAGGAGAGCAGCCACAAGAAGCGTCTGGTTACAGAACAAATCGACGCAATACTTACCCACCGTTTACTGGGATTCCCCATATTTATTTTCCTGATATGGCTCACGTTTTACACCACATTCACCCTGGGGCAATACCCCATGGAGTGGATAGAACTGGGAGTGGAATGGATTAGTAATACCATTAGTACATACATGGCCAGTGGCCCTTTAAAAGACCTTTTGGTAAACGGGATTATAAGCGGTGTAGGAAGTGTAATTGTTTTTCTACCCAATATCTTGATCCTTTTCCTATTCATATCGCTACTTGAGGATACTGGGTATATGGCACGTGCTGCATTTATCATGGATAAGCTAATGCACAAAATTGGGCTCCATGGTAAATCGTTCATACCCCTTGTAATGGGTTTTGGATGCAATGTTCCAGCCATAATGGCCTCGCGAACCATTGAAAACCGCAATAACCGATTAGTAACCATGCTCATTACGCCTTTCATGAGCTGTAGCGCCAGATTGCCGGTTTACATACTAATTCTGGGTGCATTTTTCCCGGAAAACGCAGGAAACCTTCTGTTTGCTATATACTTTACGGGTATACTGCTTGCCATTGGAACAGCCCTAGCATTCAAGAAAACCATTTTCAAAGCGGAGGATTTGCCCTTTGTAATGGAACTTCCACCCTACCGTATGCCAACTTTACGATCGACCCTATTGCACATGTGGCACAAGGGGTCGCAATACCTAAAAAAGATGGGGGGAGTAATACTGGTAGCCGTAATCTTTGTATGGGCATTGGGCTATTACCCTCGCAAAGTGAACTACACAAGGGATTATTTTGCCGAAATTGAAACTATTACGCAAAAGATTTCGGAAGAAAAGCTCTCCCAACCCTCTATGGATAGCCTAAACCATGCAATACATCAGCTTGAGCTGGAAATGGAGGCCGAAAGGCAAGCCAATTCGTATCTTGGACGGATAGGCAAATTTATTGAACCAGCCATTCGCCCTCTCGGGTTCGATTGGAAAATGGGTGTAAGTCTTCTTTCAGGAGTTGCTGCCAAAGAGATTGTAGTTAGTACGCTGGGCGTACTTTACCAAACCGATCCCGATTCCGACAGCGGAGGACTTGCTCAAAAACTCCGAAACGAAACCCACCAATCAGGGAAATTAAGCGGACAGGTGGTTTTTACAAAAGTTACTGCACTCGCATTCCTTATCTTTATTCTAGTTTACTT
- a CDS encoding DUF3276 family protein: MIEEFDNTNDLDKNTREEVFSQVVKAGKRTYFFDVKATRGNEFYLTITESKKRMGKDGKMYYEKHKIFLYKEDFEKFIESLNSVFDYIKANQEIVPRTEHTDEMELSEVESDYSSVDFDDLGK, encoded by the coding sequence ATGATTGAGGAATTTGATAACACTAACGATTTAGACAAGAACACGAGAGAAGAGGTTTTTTCTCAGGTAGTGAAGGCCGGAAAAAGAACATATTTCTTTGATGTTAAGGCAACACGCGGCAATGAGTTTTACCTTACCATTACGGAAAGTAAAAAACGTATGGGTAAGGATGGCAAGATGTACTACGAAAAACATAAAATCTTCCTATACAAGGAGGATTTTGAAAAGTTTATCGAAAGCCTGAATAGTGTTTTTGACTACATTAAAGCTAATCAGGAAATTGTTCCACGTACTGAGCATACCGATGAAATGGAACTTTCTGAGGTTGAATCCGATTACTCATCAGTTGACTTTGACGACTTAGGTAAATAG